In Shinella sp. XGS7, a single genomic region encodes these proteins:
- a CDS encoding TRAP transporter small permease: MKSLLLALDRRLSGLALNLACLLLALICVLGLWQVLARFVFSQPSTWTEEAMRRLLIWCVMLGVVVAFRRGALVSVDLMLRLSRGWWRRVVRSLITLSSLAFLAVLLWFGIDLAWRVRFQTFASLDLSMAWAYAALPVGAALGLVAVLAQHLDPMNEELESAQ; this comes from the coding sequence ATGAAATCACTCTTGCTCGCGCTGGACCGCCGCCTCAGCGGCCTGGCGCTGAACCTGGCCTGCCTGCTGCTGGCCCTGATCTGCGTGCTGGGCCTGTGGCAGGTGCTGGCGCGCTTCGTGTTCTCGCAGCCTAGCACCTGGACCGAGGAGGCCATGCGCCGCCTGCTGATCTGGTGCGTGATGCTGGGCGTGGTGGTGGCCTTCCGGCGCGGCGCCCTGGTCTCGGTGGACCTGATGCTGCGGCTCTCGCGCGGCTGGTGGCGCCGGGTGGTGCGCAGCCTCATCACCCTGAGTTCCCTGGCCTTTCTGGCGGTGCTGCTGTGGTTCGGCATCGATCTGGCGTGGCGCGTGCGCTTCCAGACCTTTGCCAGCCTGGACCTCTCCATGGCCTGGGCCTATGCGGCCCTGCCCGTGGGCGCCGCCCTGGGCCTGGTGGCCGTGCTGGCCCAGCACCTGGATCCGATGAACGAAGAGCTGGAGAGCGCGCAGTAA
- a CDS encoding TRAP transporter large permease, translating to MPLTLLITMLLAFAFSISIAVAIGGSAMLGLALFDPARLVLAPKEMFTAIDKFPLAAIPFFILAGNLMETGGISRRLVDFAKSLVGGVQGGLPMTCVLTCMIFAAVSGSSVATTFAIGAILIPALIKHGYPREYAAALQATSAELGVIIPPSIPMILFGVSAEVSIGELFIAGFGPGLLIGGALMLFVHLYCRWKGWGLRDGDGRLSVGRATLNAGWALLMPVIILGGIYGGVFTPTEASVVAVFYALIVGLFVHRELTLKDLLPVLRKSVISSSVIMFIIANAGLFAFLITRAGVPEALGGWLTEVLRSPLWFLLGVNAALFVVGMFIETSAAIIVLAPILVPVARHFGVDPVHFGTIMVVNLALGMITPPFGVNLFAACTVAKISLDRIVRHLLPFVLVIIACLMVITYVPWISLALRDLVFAAPAVAPVIGPQ from the coding sequence ATGCCCCTGACCCTTCTGATCACGATGCTGCTGGCGTTCGCCTTCAGCATCTCCATTGCCGTGGCCATCGGCGGCTCGGCCATGCTGGGCCTGGCCTTATTCGATCCGGCGCGCCTGGTGCTGGCGCCCAAGGAGATGTTCACGGCCATCGACAAATTCCCCCTGGCCGCGATCCCCTTCTTCATCCTGGCCGGCAATCTGATGGAGACCGGCGGCATCTCGCGTCGCCTGGTGGACTTCGCCAAGTCCCTGGTGGGCGGGGTGCAGGGCGGCCTGCCCATGACCTGCGTGCTGACCTGCATGATCTTCGCCGCGGTCTCGGGCTCCTCGGTGGCCACCACCTTCGCCATCGGCGCCATCCTGATCCCGGCCCTGATCAAGCATGGCTACCCGCGCGAGTACGCGGCGGCCCTGCAGGCCACCTCGGCCGAGCTGGGCGTGATCATCCCGCCCTCCATTCCCATGATCCTGTTCGGCGTCTCGGCCGAGGTGTCCATCGGCGAGCTCTTCATCGCCGGCTTCGGGCCGGGCCTGCTGATCGGCGGCGCGCTGATGCTCTTCGTGCACCTGTACTGCCGCTGGAAGGGCTGGGGCCTGCGTGACGGTGACGGCCGCCTGAGCGTGGGCCGCGCCACGCTGAACGCCGGCTGGGCCCTGCTGATGCCGGTCATCATCCTGGGCGGCATCTACGGCGGCGTGTTCACGCCCACCGAGGCCTCGGTGGTGGCGGTGTTCTATGCGCTGATCGTGGGCCTCTTCGTGCACCGCGAGCTCACGCTCAAGGACTTGCTGCCGGTGCTGCGCAAGTCCGTGATCAGCAGCAGCGTGATCATGTTCATCATCGCCAATGCCGGCCTGTTCGCCTTCCTGATCACGCGGGCCGGCGTGCCCGAGGCCCTGGGCGGCTGGCTCACCGAGGTGCTGCGCTCGCCGCTGTGGTTTCTGCTGGGCGTCAATGCCGCGCTCTTCGTGGTGGGCATGTTCATCGAGACCTCGGCCGCCATCATCGTGCTGGCGCCCATCCTGGTGCCAGTGGCGCGGCACTTCGGGGTGGACCCGGTGCACTTCGGCACCATCATGGTCGTGAACCTGGCCCTGGGCATGATCACGCCGCCCTTTGGCGTGAACCTGTTCGCCGCCTGCACCGTGGCCAAGATCTCGCTGGACCGCATCGTGCGGCACCTGCTGCCCTTTGTGCTGGTCATCATCGCCTGCCTGATGGTGATCACCTATGTGCCCTGGATCAGCCTCGCGCTGCGTGATCTGGTGTTTGCCGCGCCGGCCGTGGCCCCGGTCATCGGTCCGCAATGA
- a CDS encoding aldehyde dehydrogenase family protein: protein MSTLPAFLNLIDGEARAAAGGLTLEVLDPADGQVFTRLPRSDARDVDAAVAAARRAFHGPWGRATATERGRVLSRLAALILQQHEALAQLECRDTGKPIQQARADITACARYFEYYGGAADKLHGESIPYAAGSTVIALRVPHGVTGHIIPWNYPAQIFGRSVGGALAAGNACVVKPAEDACLTPLRIAALALEAGLPPGALNMVCGLGVEAGAALAAHPGINHISFTGSPGTGTAVAQAAALNHVPVTLELGGKSPQILFADADLDQALPVVLNAIVQNAGQTCAAGSRVLIERRIHAQVMEGLAARFAALRTGPGLAGPDCGPLINARQLARVQALVEAGLADGIQAVARAQLAPEAPAGGFYFAPLLLDGVPPDHAIARQEIFGPVLAAIAFDTEAQALAIANDTVYGLAGAVFTRDGARQLRCAHAIEAGQVFINNYGAGGGIELPFGGMKHSGYGREKAFEGLRSFTTIKTIAISHG, encoded by the coding sequence ATGAGCACACTGCCCGCGTTCCTGAACCTCATCGATGGCGAGGCGCGCGCCGCGGCCGGCGGCCTCACGCTGGAGGTGCTGGACCCCGCCGATGGCCAGGTCTTCACCCGGCTGCCGCGCAGCGATGCGCGCGATGTGGACGCCGCGGTAGCGGCCGCGCGCCGAGCCTTCCACGGCCCCTGGGGCCGGGCCACGGCCACCGAGCGCGGCCGGGTGCTGAGCCGCCTCGCGGCCCTGATCCTGCAGCAGCACGAGGCCCTGGCCCAGCTGGAATGCCGCGACACCGGCAAACCCATCCAGCAGGCCCGCGCCGACATCACGGCCTGCGCCCGCTACTTCGAGTACTACGGCGGCGCGGCCGACAAGCTGCATGGCGAGAGCATTCCCTATGCGGCCGGCAGCACCGTGATCGCGCTGCGCGTGCCGCATGGTGTGACCGGCCACATCATTCCCTGGAACTACCCGGCCCAGATCTTCGGCCGCTCGGTGGGCGGGGCCCTGGCCGCCGGCAATGCCTGCGTGGTCAAGCCGGCGGAGGACGCCTGCCTCACGCCCTTGCGCATCGCCGCGCTGGCCCTGGAGGCCGGCCTGCCGCCGGGCGCGCTGAACATGGTCTGCGGGCTGGGCGTGGAAGCCGGCGCGGCCCTGGCCGCGCACCCGGGCATCAACCACATCTCCTTCACCGGCTCGCCCGGCACCGGCACGGCCGTGGCCCAGGCGGCGGCGCTCAACCATGTGCCGGTGACGCTGGAGTTGGGCGGCAAGTCGCCCCAGATCCTGTTTGCCGATGCCGATCTGGACCAGGCCCTGCCCGTGGTGCTCAACGCCATCGTGCAGAACGCCGGCCAGACCTGCGCGGCCGGCAGCCGGGTGCTGATCGAGCGCCGCATCCATGCCCAGGTGATGGAAGGCCTGGCCGCGCGCTTTGCGGCCCTGCGCACCGGCCCCGGTCTGGCAGGCCCGGACTGCGGCCCGCTGATCAATGCGCGCCAGCTGGCGCGGGTGCAGGCCTTGGTGGAGGCCGGCTTGGCCGACGGCATTCAGGCCGTGGCCCGCGCCCAGCTCGCCCCCGAGGCGCCCGCCGGGGGCTTCTACTTTGCGCCCCTGCTGCTGGACGGCGTGCCGCCCGATCACGCCATCGCCCGGCAGGAGATTTTCGGCCCGGTGCTGGCGGCCATCGCCTTCGACACGGAGGCACAGGCGCTCGCCATCGCCAATGACACGGTCTACGGCCTCGCCGGGGCAGTCTTCACCCGCGACGGCGCGCGTCAGCTGCGCTGCGCCCATGCCATCGAGGCCGGCCAGGTCTTCATCAACAACTACGGCGCCGGCGGCGGCATCGAGCTGCCCTTCGGCGGCATGAAGCATTCGGGCTACGGGCGCGAGAAGGCCTTCGAGGGCCTGCGCAGCTTCACCACCATCAAGACCATTGCCATCTCGCATGGCTGA
- a CDS encoding SDR family oxidoreductase, with the protein MTAKNLQDRVAIVTGAGGGFGEGIAKLMAERGARVVVADIRRDAAQAVAQAIQAAGGQAIAVEADVTRNESVGAMVAAAVEAFGGLDILVNNAGTTHKNRPMLEVDEATFDRVYATNVKSIYLGAVHAVPQFRRQAAAGRRGGVIINIASTAGVRPRPGLSWYNGTKGAAINLTKGMAVELAPEGIRVNAVNPVMGATGLIQDFLPGEDSEATRAKIIATIPMGRLSTALDIAKATAFLASDEAEFITGVAIEVDGGRCI; encoded by the coding sequence ATGACAGCGAAGAATCTGCAGGACCGCGTGGCCATCGTGACCGGCGCGGGGGGCGGCTTTGGCGAGGGCATCGCCAAGCTCATGGCCGAGCGCGGCGCCCGGGTGGTGGTGGCCGACATCCGGCGGGATGCCGCGCAAGCCGTGGCTCAGGCCATCCAGGCCGCGGGCGGCCAGGCCATCGCGGTGGAGGCGGACGTGACGCGCAACGAGTCGGTGGGCGCCATGGTGGCGGCCGCGGTGGAAGCCTTTGGCGGCCTGGACATCCTGGTCAACAACGCCGGCACCACGCACAAGAACCGGCCCATGCTGGAGGTGGACGAAGCGACCTTCGACCGCGTCTACGCCACCAATGTGAAGAGCATCTATCTGGGCGCGGTGCATGCCGTGCCGCAGTTCCGCAGGCAGGCGGCGGCCGGGCGCCGCGGCGGGGTGATCATCAACATCGCCTCCACCGCCGGCGTGCGGCCGCGCCCGGGCCTGAGCTGGTACAACGGGACCAAGGGCGCGGCCATCAACCTCACCAAGGGCATGGCGGTGGAGCTGGCGCCCGAGGGCATACGCGTGAACGCGGTCAACCCGGTGATGGGCGCGACCGGCCTGATCCAGGACTTCCTGCCCGGCGAGGACAGCGAGGCCACCCGCGCCAAGATCATCGCCACCATTCCCATGGGGCGCCTGTCCACGGCCCTGGATATCGCCAAGGCCACGGCCTTCCTGGCCAGCGACGAGGCCGAGTTCATCACCGGCGTGGCCATCGAGGTGGACGGTGGACGCTGCATCTGA
- a CDS encoding PaaI family thioesterase produces the protein MKLEPSLQARHDASLPGHLGIVVQHLAAGEVRAELAVAPHLMAPNGFLHAGSVVTLADTACGYGCMASLPEGAQSFTTLELKSNHLGTAREGVVEVVAKLYHGGRTTQVWDAVVSHRDSGKTLALFRCTQMILYPRG, from the coding sequence ATGAAGCTCGAACCCTCTTTGCAAGCCCGTCACGATGCCAGCCTGCCCGGCCATCTGGGCATCGTGGTCCAGCACCTCGCCGCCGGCGAGGTGCGGGCCGAACTCGCCGTGGCCCCGCATCTGATGGCGCCCAACGGCTTTCTGCATGCCGGCAGCGTGGTCACGCTGGCCGACACGGCCTGCGGCTATGGCTGCATGGCCAGCCTGCCCGAGGGCGCGCAGAGCTTCACCACCCTCGAGCTCAAGTCCAACCACCTGGGCACGGCGCGCGAGGGCGTGGTGGAGGTGGTGGCCAAGCTCTATCACGGCGGCCGCACGACCCAGGTCTGGGACGCCGTGGTCAGCCACCGCGACAGCGGCAAGACCCTGGCCCTGTTCCGCTGCACGCAGATGATCCTCTACCCGCGCGGCTGA
- a CDS encoding ABC transporter substrate-binding protein, protein MLRAPQKTLLALTLLAIGLTASAQTLRWAGAGDPLTLDPYAQNESLTNVFNGQVYEFLVARDKNLKLVPQLATEWKQNGPLSWTFKLRPGVKFHDGKPFTADDVVFSLERAKQPSSQIAVYANALGEARKIDALTVEFKLPKVNPIFLEHINTLYIMSKAWAEENKATKTQDFANKEESYAAFNTNGTGPYQLVSRAPDSKTVYKRNPAYWGKIEGNVQEIVYTPIKSDATRTAALVSGEVDFVLDPAPRDLEKLAATPGVKVINGPENRIIFLGLDQGRDELLYSSVKGKNPFKDVRVRRALYQAIDIVTIKDKLMNGQAAPTGAVVPSPLGSYNDPEVERRLPYDLNAAKKLLAEAGYPEGFEVQLDCPNNRYVNDERICVTLASQWAKIGIKTRVNAQPKAQFFNKVEKLDTSLYLFGWGGSITDPESIFTSHYRNRGEKGVGEYNRGNFKDDELDALVAASSVEPDPEKRKALIKKVFLRQAEQVHYIPLHRQFIPWAARSHVDVVHRPDNWLEVRWVQLKSK, encoded by the coding sequence ATGCTGAGAGCCCCCCAGAAGACCCTGCTGGCCCTGACCCTGCTGGCCATCGGACTCACCGCCTCCGCCCAGACCCTGCGCTGGGCCGGCGCCGGTGATCCGCTGACCCTGGACCCCTATGCGCAGAACGAGTCGCTGACCAATGTGTTCAACGGCCAGGTCTATGAGTTCCTGGTCGCGCGCGACAAAAACCTCAAGCTGGTGCCCCAGCTGGCCACCGAGTGGAAGCAGAACGGCCCGCTGAGCTGGACCTTCAAGCTGCGCCCCGGCGTGAAGTTCCACGATGGCAAGCCCTTCACCGCCGACGATGTGGTGTTCTCGCTGGAGCGCGCCAAGCAGCCCAGCTCGCAGATCGCCGTCTATGCCAATGCCCTGGGCGAGGCACGCAAGATCGATGCGCTGACCGTGGAGTTCAAGCTGCCCAAGGTCAACCCCATCTTCCTGGAGCACATCAACACGCTCTACATCATGAGCAAGGCCTGGGCCGAGGAGAACAAGGCCACCAAGACGCAGGACTTTGCCAACAAGGAAGAGAGCTACGCCGCCTTCAACACCAATGGCACCGGCCCCTACCAGCTGGTGAGCCGCGCGCCGGACAGCAAGACGGTCTACAAGCGCAACCCCGCCTACTGGGGCAAGATCGAAGGCAATGTGCAGGAGATCGTCTACACACCGATCAAGAGCGACGCCACCCGCACCGCCGCCCTGGTTTCGGGCGAGGTGGACTTCGTGCTGGACCCCGCGCCGCGCGATCTGGAGAAGCTGGCCGCGACACCCGGCGTCAAGGTCATCAACGGGCCCGAGAACCGCATCATCTTCCTGGGGCTGGACCAGGGCCGCGACGAGCTGCTCTACAGCAGCGTCAAGGGCAAGAACCCCTTCAAGGACGTGCGCGTGCGCCGCGCGCTCTACCAGGCCATCGACATCGTCACCATCAAGGACAAGCTGATGAATGGCCAGGCCGCGCCCACCGGCGCGGTCGTGCCCTCGCCCCTGGGCAGCTACAACGACCCCGAGGTGGAGCGTCGCCTGCCCTATGACCTGAACGCCGCCAAGAAGCTGCTGGCCGAGGCCGGCTACCCCGAGGGCTTCGAGGTGCAGCTGGACTGCCCCAACAACCGCTATGTGAACGACGAGCGCATCTGCGTGACCCTGGCCTCGCAATGGGCCAAGATCGGCATCAAGACCCGGGTGAATGCCCAGCCCAAGGCGCAGTTCTTCAACAAGGTGGAGAAGCTCGACACCTCGCTCTACCTCTTCGGCTGGGGCGGCTCCATCACCGACCCCGAGAGCATCTTCACCTCGCACTACCGCAACCGCGGCGAGAAGGGGGTGGGCGAGTACAACCGCGGCAATTTCAAGGACGACGAGCTCGACGCCCTGGTCGCCGCCTCCAGCGTGGAGCCCGATCCCGAGAAGCGCAAGGCCCTGATCAAGAAGGTCTTCCTGCGCCAGGCCGAGCAGGTGCACTACATCCCCCTGCACCGCCAGTTCATCCCCTGGGCCGCGCGCAGCCATGTGGACGTGGTGCACCGCCCGGACAACTGGCTGGAAGTGCGCTGGGTGCAGCTCAAGAGCAAGTAA
- a CDS encoding protein-disulfide reductase DsbD, whose protein sequence is MSLFRKFLCWLALAGLAPAALALGGSVVTTEQVRAELVAQAPEGVQPGKPLWLGLLIRHQPHWHTYWKNPGDSGLPTALSWELPAGVSAGEIQWPVPQRLPVGPLVNYGYEGDLLLPVALSVGPEFKGETLVAKLRADWLVCKEVCIPESGEFTLKLPVAAATAPQAALFERSHVAQPRVLAEARAQAKLDEAGLQLSIEGLPADWQGKTLQAFPEEAGVFDHAGAQPQRWEGGRLLLTLPISAQRSESPGQLALVLRQDGSEREQGGLRLAYAVANWPALPGAAPAPALQPAEPAAPASGGSSTLVALLLAFAGGLLLNLMPCVFPVLSLKVLGFTQHAGERRVLLAGGLAYTAGVVLSFLALAGLLLALRSGGAQLGWGFQLQSPLFVSGLALLFGLIGLNLLGVYEIRAVLPGNLAGARAANPVLDHGLTGVLAVLVASPCTAPFMGAALGAALTLPAVEALAIFAALGLGMAAPYLAASLWPGLARALPRPGVWMKHFKILMAFPMFATVLWLLWVLGQQVGIDGAVALLGLLLALALAAWVYGAQDLKPRGRAVLGGIALVVLAATALWAWPALREAPPASTVQAESGSGWQPWSADKVAQAQAEGRTVLVDFTAAWCVTCQFNKRGALADAQLLADLQARKVLLLRADWTRRDAAISQELNRLGRSGVPVYAVYAPGASAPRLLPEILSVSLLREALAL, encoded by the coding sequence ATGAGCCTGTTCCGAAAATTCCTGTGCTGGCTGGCCCTGGCCGGTCTGGCCCCGGCTGCCCTGGCCCTGGGTGGCAGCGTCGTCACCACCGAGCAGGTGCGTGCCGAGCTCGTGGCCCAGGCGCCCGAGGGCGTGCAGCCCGGCAAGCCCCTGTGGCTGGGCCTGCTGATCCGTCACCAGCCGCACTGGCACACCTACTGGAAGAACCCCGGCGACTCCGGCCTGCCCACGGCCCTGAGCTGGGAGCTGCCTGCCGGCGTGAGCGCGGGCGAGATCCAGTGGCCGGTGCCGCAGCGCCTGCCGGTGGGTCCCCTGGTCAACTACGGCTATGAGGGCGATCTGCTGCTGCCCGTGGCCCTGAGCGTGGGGCCCGAATTCAAGGGCGAGACCCTGGTGGCCAAGCTGCGCGCGGACTGGCTGGTCTGCAAGGAGGTCTGCATTCCCGAGTCGGGCGAGTTCACGCTCAAGCTGCCGGTGGCCGCGGCCACTGCCCCGCAAGCCGCGCTCTTCGAGCGCAGCCACGTGGCGCAGCCGCGCGTGCTGGCCGAGGCTCGCGCCCAGGCCAAGCTGGACGAGGCCGGCCTGCAACTCAGCATTGAAGGCCTGCCCGCCGATTGGCAGGGCAAGACCCTGCAGGCCTTCCCCGAGGAGGCTGGTGTCTTTGACCATGCCGGCGCCCAGCCCCAGCGCTGGGAAGGTGGCCGCCTGCTGCTGACCCTGCCGATCTCGGCCCAGCGCAGCGAGAGTCCGGGCCAGCTGGCCCTGGTGCTGCGCCAGGATGGCAGCGAGCGCGAGCAGGGCGGGCTGCGCCTGGCCTATGCCGTGGCGAACTGGCCCGCGCTGCCGGGCGCCGCGCCAGCGCCGGCGCTGCAGCCGGCCGAGCCCGCCGCCCCGGCGAGCGGCGGCAGCTCCACCCTCGTGGCCCTGCTGCTGGCCTTTGCCGGCGGCTTGCTGCTGAACCTGATGCCCTGCGTCTTCCCGGTGCTCTCGCTCAAGGTGCTGGGCTTCACCCAGCATGCGGGCGAGCGCCGCGTGCTGCTGGCCGGGGGCCTGGCCTATACCGCGGGCGTGGTGCTGAGTTTCCTGGCCCTGGCCGGCCTGCTGCTGGCCCTGCGCTCGGGCGGCGCCCAGCTGGGCTGGGGATTCCAGCTGCAGTCGCCGCTCTTCGTCTCGGGCCTGGCCCTGCTCTTCGGTCTGATCGGTCTGAACCTGCTGGGCGTATACGAGATCCGCGCCGTGCTGCCGGGCAATCTGGCCGGCGCGCGCGCCGCCAATCCCGTGCTGGACCATGGTCTCACCGGCGTGTTGGCCGTGCTGGTGGCCTCGCCCTGCACGGCGCCCTTCATGGGCGCGGCGCTGGGTGCGGCCCTGACCCTGCCGGCCGTGGAGGCCCTGGCCATCTTCGCCGCCCTGGGTCTGGGCATGGCCGCGCCCTATCTGGCCGCCAGCCTCTGGCCCGGTCTGGCGCGCGCCCTGCCGCGCCCGGGCGTGTGGATGAAGCACTTCAAGATCCTGATGGCCTTCCCCATGTTCGCCACCGTGCTGTGGCTGCTGTGGGTGCTGGGCCAGCAGGTGGGCATCGACGGCGCCGTGGCCCTGCTGGGCCTGCTGCTGGCCCTGGCCCTGGCGGCCTGGGTGTATGGCGCCCAGGACCTCAAGCCGCGCGGCCGTGCCGTGCTGGGCGGCATCGCCCTGGTCGTGCTGGCCGCCACCGCCTTGTGGGCCTGGCCTGCACTGCGCGAGGCGCCGCCCGCCAGCACCGTGCAGGCCGAGTCCGGCAGCGGCTGGCAGCCCTGGTCGGCCGACAAGGTGGCCCAGGCCCAGGCCGAGGGCCGCACGGTGTTGGTGGACTTCACCGCCGCCTGGTGCGTGACCTGCCAGTTCAACAAGCGCGGCGCCCTGGCCGATGCCCAGCTGCTGGCCGATCTGCAGGCCCGCAAGGTGCTGCTGCTGCGCGCCGACTGGACCCGCCGCGACGCCGCCATCAGCCAGGAGCTGAACCGCCTGGGGCGCAGTGGCGTGCCGGTCTATGCCGTCTATGCGCCCGGCGCCAGCGCGCCGCGCCTGCTGCCCGAGATCCTCAGCGTGAGCCTGTTGCGGGAGGCGCTGGCGCTCTGA
- a CDS encoding redoxin domain-containing protein, with protein sequence MKRSTMVLALGLAAVSAGVQANAVVGQTAPAFSVTDSRGKTVSLADFKGKHVVLEWVNPGCPFVQKHYNSGNLPGTQQRATAQGVVWLAVSSTARSASDYKPPAELEAWLKSKQAAPSATLMDDEGKLGRAYGARTTPHLYLIDPAGKLIYAGAIDSKPTANPADIASAVNYVNQALGEALAGKPVSQASTTAYGCTIKYAS encoded by the coding sequence ATGAAACGATCGACGATGGTGCTGGCCCTGGGCCTGGCGGCGGTGTCTGCTGGTGTGCAGGCCAATGCGGTGGTGGGGCAGACCGCGCCCGCCTTCAGCGTGACCGACAGCCGCGGCAAGACCGTCAGCCTGGCGGACTTCAAGGGTAAGCATGTGGTGCTGGAATGGGTGAACCCGGGCTGCCCCTTTGTGCAGAAGCACTACAACAGCGGCAATCTGCCCGGCACCCAGCAGCGGGCCACGGCCCAGGGCGTGGTCTGGCTGGCGGTGAGCTCCACCGCGCGCAGCGCCAGCGACTACAAGCCGCCCGCCGAGCTGGAGGCCTGGCTCAAGAGCAAGCAGGCCGCGCCCAGCGCCACGCTGATGGATGACGAGGGCAAGCTGGGCCGCGCCTACGGGGCCCGCACCACGCCGCATCTGTACCTGATCGATCCGGCCGGCAAGCTGATCTACGCCGGTGCCATCGATTCCAAGCCCACGGCCAATCCGGCCGATATTGCCAGCGCGGTGAACTATGTGAACCAGGCCCTGGGCGAGGCCCTGGCCGGCAAGCCGGTGAGCCAGGCCAGCACCACGGCCTACGGCTGCACCATCAAGTACGCCAGCTGA
- a CDS encoding ProQ/FINO family protein: MSSPTPEGVTAAEAAPQDLSPAAALQQLKALFPALFDGPPKPLKLRIQADIQERAPGQFSKPLLSAVLRRYTGGTAYLVALSKAKQRFDLDGQPAGELSDEHREAAAAELARRRGLAEERRAQELQERRQRANLLRDFEHTTLTRANFCALKGVKDEELDGLLEIARKELEEDRIRRASQPQGEQRRGPHERRGEGPRRDGGQRPPRREGGGGGAGRQGKPRAPRPAPENQG, translated from the coding sequence ATGTCGTCCCCCACCCCCGAAGGCGTCACCGCCGCTGAAGCCGCCCCCCAGGACCTGAGCCCGGCCGCGGCCCTGCAGCAACTCAAGGCCCTGTTCCCGGCCTTGTTCGACGGTCCGCCCAAGCCGCTGAAGCTGCGCATCCAGGCCGACATCCAGGAGCGCGCGCCGGGTCAGTTCAGCAAGCCCCTGCTCTCGGCCGTGCTGCGCCGCTACACCGGCGGCACCGCCTATCTGGTGGCGCTGAGCAAGGCCAAGCAGCGCTTTGACCTCGATGGCCAGCCGGCCGGCGAGCTCAGCGACGAGCACCGCGAGGCCGCCGCCGCCGAGCTGGCCCGCCGCCGCGGCCTGGCCGAGGAGCGCCGCGCCCAGGAGCTGCAGGAGCGCCGCCAGCGCGCCAATCTGCTGCGCGACTTCGAGCACACCACCCTGACCCGCGCCAATTTCTGCGCGCTCAAGGGCGTGAAGGACGAGGAGCTGGACGGCCTGCTCGAGATCGCCCGCAAGGAGCTGGAGGAAGACCGCATCCGCCGCGCCTCGCAGCCCCAGGGCGAGCAGCGCCGCGGCCCGCATGAGCGCCGTGGTGAGGGCCCGCGCCGTGACGGTGGCCAACGCCCGCCGCGCCGCGAAGGCGGCGGTGGCGGTGCGGGTCGCCAGGGCAAGCCGCGCGCTCCGCGCCCGGCCCCCGAGAACCAAGGCTGA